A region of Chloracidobacterium sp. DNA encodes the following proteins:
- a CDS encoding carboxypeptidase regulatory-like domain-containing protein, with amino-acid sequence MLRCKTSSRRVSGRIGLFFVISAMFLTITAAGANAAGFSFLDSVKEFFGLAPITQTASSTTTHALSVLRAGSGGGQVTSNPAGIDCPGTCDASFSSGQVVTLSAAPDSSSTFAGWSGDCSGTSSTCDVTMDAAKSVTAQFNPREYTLSVALSGTGGGTVSSGDGQISCGSACSASYSHGTVVSLTAVPSADSTFVSWTGEPCAGLPENCDVTMSQARSVTATFAHRDFVVTDPGTALSGTYHDVSFAPGACVTAFLATDVTITGAMTVPSCASLETNGHRVLGSGSFALSNGGALYISDAYGITTPFSTVSCPVGADCGSIQTSSRSFSSEADYIYNGATDQIVGNALPEVVRNLHVVSPPGALTDTRVDGYSPQTVTGTLQITGASSTAKKEFKGHVTLLKRPATPCTEIDSYHHVVVGEFGKLTLGCDVTVSGDWAMSSSGQLAGDFAVTFNGSSPGEQNITGDTAFYKLQAGFIYATSPPPADLRVHGTITISNKVVLFGGQSDMLSISGQDNGTGTGTNDPWSMCAIGERDIQFVSVSDSNATCSGSPVVATDSIEGGGNTNWLFGNTVTVVKDGTGGGTVTSQPAGIDCGTTCSAVFSEGTMVTLTAVPNSNSQLGPWGGDCAGQPPAVCQLSGVLPIVPRNVLKTFFLDTTAPTVTIESVSPNPITPGMTPAVAFTSTEVGEYEVMIGGEDCDDGDVFASGTTPVLWPATIEVHPDPALFLRGSNTIRVCVRDAAGNESSAATTVHMQSCTAPDNGPATLALPAECRLLGGPIVALNGLPPGNPIRMSASLDSLTDVSTTPGGPLGGEQVSASAQLKIRYKGWDGTIKGRVLPAPVEFAHGPRQTTSLEQSFDSQITRLDAQLPAGDPDFDLLRITAGSSFGLPSPGHTTLIRESPTLPRWSVDSFFDVFYTVEFVGRAGGPLSGMSGSTTGTIRMSAVSGPRQSTSCSVADNGTGSVDLPAQCPSSGWPLSMSTSVAPDSTIVSDWTISDWVVSSRVPGGSLGGDRTYSACKFLLDLDGISSLSSYMRSLTIPNGECVMDTAPRSSGQPVQSFDTDMFRVYGQITGDPDFDLLRVSCGSSFGLPSPGHTTLRANPSTSSWDVSSVSTMSCMVEFDGRPGGRLHGMSGSTTGTIRMQQGLPDNALTVTKGGGGGGTVTSSPAGIDCGSQCSAEFQSGTVVTLSAAPSSGSSFAGWSGACTGTGACDVTMDQARSVTATFTSPDFVVSSSGAIPPGTYRDVTYTGCFTATLSGDIVVTGSMTVASCQTLDTNGFIVFGGGSFALESGGALYVTDPNGITKRSSSVTCPNGQCGSIQTETRSYSSSADYTYSGATNQLVGDGLPETVRNLFVVSPPSATTSTRLDGYSPQVVTGKISVSGNSGSGKKEFKGHVTLLKRPTANSPCASDDFHDVEILAGGKMTLGCDITVSGDWTMATGGELTGDYSVTLDGDDQTVSGDTSFYNFRKLSPGQTLIFPPLSRITVTNDLTLHGASGSLLTIGGGGTSGSHWEMCALGTRSVDFVSVSNSDASCSGLPITATNSIDGGNNINWNFFVPTPTATNTNTPTSTPTSTATNTNTPTPTPTCGAYIPVSMPNLHSSTNGVVVVPVTTGDVSSSGVLSADLTVTFDPTVLSLPGDASFGVSLGSVATSNGGRFMDAFSPSSGTLRVSIYGTQPMIGGGDLVYLTFNVIGSPGTSSPLSFSLFRYNEASPCTSATNGSVTVTGSISGTVIYGNPVTGPNPRPVPNVLVTAFGSSLISSLTSSLGTYVLSGFDGGSYNVIPSKSGGVNNAISSFDAARVSQYVTGRITFTPAQLFVADVSSTSGVTSFDAAMIARFVSALGPPQGSTGLWRFGPSIRSHATVSSHIAGEDYFAHLMGEVSGNWGDPSPFRPAIGPERLTAVVAPNIVAPASKEVIVPISVDGATGKDVIAYEFDLRYDPSVIQPQAEPFDVAGTLSSSLFVVVNAETPGLLRVVVYGTEPLDGSGVLLNLKFTAVGAPGTVSPLTWERVMFNEGDPRTLATDGTVELSASAPNQAELTGRVVNTMGQGISNARVTLTDTTTGAVRSAMSNGSGAYRFGGLTVGQTYTVSVDSKHSAFAPLTVSITGQSVNTDMAAAQ; translated from the coding sequence ATGTTGAGATGTAAAACGTCGTCACGAAGGGTTTCTGGCCGCATTGGTTTGTTTTTTGTTATCAGTGCAATGTTTCTAACGATCACCGCCGCAGGCGCTAACGCTGCGGGCTTTTCGTTTTTGGACTCAGTAAAAGAGTTCTTTGGCCTCGCGCCGATCACTCAGACAGCATCATCAACTACAACGCACGCGCTGTCAGTTTTGCGTGCCGGCAGCGGCGGCGGCCAAGTTACGAGCAACCCGGCCGGAATCGACTGTCCGGGAACGTGCGATGCGTCATTTAGCAGCGGCCAGGTGGTGACGCTTTCTGCGGCGCCTGATTCAAGCTCAACATTTGCCGGCTGGAGCGGAGACTGCTCCGGCACCTCGTCCACTTGCGATGTCACGATGGATGCCGCGAAGTCGGTCACAGCGCAATTCAATCCGAGGGAATACACCCTTTCAGTGGCACTTAGCGGAACCGGAGGCGGGACGGTTTCGAGCGGCGACGGGCAGATCAGCTGCGGTTCGGCTTGCTCCGCATCGTATAGCCACGGAACTGTGGTTTCGCTGACGGCTGTGCCGAGTGCGGATTCGACGTTTGTGAGTTGGACCGGCGAACCCTGTGCGGGCCTGCCTGAAAACTGCGATGTCACGATGAGCCAGGCGAGATCGGTGACGGCCACCTTCGCACACAGAGACTTTGTCGTCACGGACCCGGGCACAGCGCTGTCTGGCACGTATCATGACGTCAGCTTTGCCCCCGGCGCTTGCGTGACCGCATTTTTAGCCACTGATGTCACGATCACCGGAGCGATGACCGTTCCGTCGTGTGCATCGCTTGAAACAAACGGCCATCGTGTCCTGGGCTCGGGTTCATTTGCTCTCTCGAATGGCGGAGCGCTCTATATAAGCGACGCGTACGGGATCACGACGCCTTTTTCGACGGTGTCCTGTCCGGTCGGTGCCGATTGCGGCAGCATCCAGACCAGCAGCCGTTCGTTCAGCAGCGAAGCTGACTACATCTACAACGGTGCGACGGACCAGATCGTTGGAAACGCTTTGCCGGAGGTCGTTCGCAACCTTCACGTGGTCAGCCCTCCGGGAGCGTTGACGGACACGAGAGTTGACGGCTACAGCCCTCAGACCGTGACCGGAACGTTGCAAATTACGGGCGCCAGCTCAACGGCCAAGAAAGAGTTCAAGGGCCATGTCACGCTATTAAAGCGGCCGGCAACTCCGTGCACCGAGATCGACAGTTACCACCATGTAGTTGTGGGTGAGTTCGGGAAACTGACGCTCGGCTGTGATGTTACGGTTTCGGGCGATTGGGCCATGTCGAGTAGCGGACAGCTCGCGGGCGATTTTGCCGTGACATTCAACGGCAGCAGCCCGGGCGAACAAAACATCACCGGCGACACGGCGTTCTACAAACTGCAGGCCGGATTCATCTATGCCACTTCGCCGCCGCCCGCGGACCTGCGCGTACACGGGACGATCACTATTTCGAATAAGGTCGTTCTTTTCGGCGGCCAAAGCGACATGCTTTCGATCAGCGGCCAGGACAACGGCACAGGAACCGGTACAAATGATCCGTGGTCGATGTGCGCGATAGGTGAACGCGACATCCAGTTTGTTTCGGTCTCTGACAGCAATGCTACGTGCAGCGGTTCGCCGGTCGTCGCGACAGATTCGATAGAGGGCGGCGGCAATACCAATTGGCTCTTTGGCAATACGGTGACCGTCGTAAAAGACGGCACAGGCGGCGGCACGGTGACGAGCCAGCCGGCCGGTATCGACTGCGGAACGACATGCTCTGCAGTTTTTTCCGAAGGCACGATGGTCACATTGACCGCGGTGCCCAATTCCAACAGTCAGCTCGGCCCATGGGGCGGAGACTGTGCCGGTCAGCCGCCCGCAGTTTGCCAGTTATCGGGGGTCTTGCCGATCGTGCCGCGGAACGTGCTGAAAACATTTTTCCTCGATACGACCGCACCAACGGTGACGATCGAGTCGGTGAGTCCGAATCCGATCACACCGGGAATGACTCCGGCGGTCGCGTTCACATCAACCGAAGTTGGCGAATATGAGGTCATGATCGGTGGCGAAGACTGTGATGACGGCGACGTGTTTGCGAGCGGGACGACCCCTGTTTTGTGGCCCGCAACAATTGAAGTTCATCCGGATCCGGCATTATTCCTTCGCGGCTCGAACACGATCCGCGTCTGCGTCCGCGACGCAGCCGGAAACGAGAGCTCAGCCGCAACAACCGTCCATATGCAAAGCTGCACCGCGCCTGACAACGGACCGGCTACTCTCGCTCTTCCGGCGGAGTGCCGATTGTTGGGCGGCCCGATAGTCGCTCTAAACGGACTGCCTCCGGGCAATCCGATCAGGATGTCAGCTTCGCTCGATTCGTTAACCGATGTCTCAACCACTCCGGGCGGGCCGCTTGGCGGCGAGCAGGTTTCTGCATCCGCGCAACTAAAGATTCGGTATAAGGGATGGGACGGAACGATCAAAGGAAGGGTGCTTCCTGCTCCGGTCGAATTTGCGCACGGGCCAAGACAGACGACATCACTCGAACAGTCGTTCGATTCCCAGATCACACGTCTCGATGCACAGCTGCCTGCTGGTGATCCGGACTTTGACCTGCTGCGCATTACCGCAGGCAGTTCATTTGGTTTGCCTAGCCCCGGACATACGACGCTTATTCGTGAATCGCCGACACTGCCCAGGTGGTCGGTTGACAGCTTCTTTGACGTTTTTTACACGGTCGAATTTGTCGGAAGAGCGGGCGGGCCATTAAGCGGGATGTCAGGCTCGACGACCGGAACGATCAGAATGTCAGCGGTCTCAGGCCCGCGCCAGTCGACTTCATGTTCAGTAGCCGATAACGGCACGGGCAGCGTCGATCTGCCGGCTCAGTGTCCATCTTCCGGCTGGCCTTTGTCGATGTCCACGAGCGTGGCTCCGGACTCAACGATCGTAAGCGACTGGACGATAAGCGACTGGGTGGTTAGCAGTCGTGTTCCCGGCGGATCTTTGGGCGGAGACCGAACTTACTCTGCCTGCAAATTCTTGCTCGATCTCGATGGAATCTCATCACTTTCCTCCTATATGCGGAGCCTGACTATTCCTAACGGCGAGTGTGTTATGGATACTGCTCCGCGCTCGTCCGGCCAGCCTGTTCAGTCGTTCGATACGGATATGTTTCGAGTGTACGGACAAATAACGGGTGATCCGGACTTTGATCTGCTGCGCGTTTCGTGCGGCAGCAGCTTCGGATTGCCAAGCCCCGGCCACACGACACTGAGAGCTAACCCTTCTACTTCCAGTTGGGATGTAAGTAGTGTAAGTACCATGTCCTGCATGGTAGAGTTTGATGGCCGACCGGGCGGGCGGCTTCACGGGATGTCCGGCTCGACGACCGGAACGATCCGGATGCAGCAAGGATTACCGGACAATGCTCTGACCGTCACAAAAGGTGGCGGAGGCGGCGGCACAGTAACCAGCTCACCTGCAGGCATCGACTGCGGATCACAGTGTTCCGCAGAATTCCAGAGCGGCACAGTCGTAACGCTTTCCGCAGCACCGAGTTCAGGGTCGTCGTTCGCAGGTTGGTCCGGTGCCTGCACCGGTACGGGAGCCTGCGATGTCACGATGGATCAGGCAAGATCGGTAACGGCGACGTTCACCTCTCCGGACTTTGTTGTCTCTTCGAGCGGAGCCATACCGCCGGGTACGTATCGCGACGTGACATACACGGGCTGCTTTACGGCGACATTGAGCGGCGATATCGTAGTAACGGGATCGATGACAGTCGCGTCGTGTCAGACGCTCGACACCAATGGATTCATAGTTTTTGGCGGTGGATCGTTTGCTCTTGAATCTGGCGGAGCACTGTATGTCACCGATCCAAATGGCATCACGAAGCGTTCTTCATCAGTAACGTGTCCTAATGGCCAATGCGGCAGCATTCAGACGGAAACACGTTCGTACAGCAGCTCGGCTGATTACACTTACAGCGGAGCTACGAATCAGCTTGTCGGCGACGGCCTGCCGGAAACCGTTCGCAACCTCTTCGTCGTAAGCCCGCCGTCGGCGACGACTTCAACGAGGCTTGACGGATATAGCCCGCAGGTTGTAACCGGAAAGATCTCAGTTTCGGGCAACAGCGGCTCAGGCAAAAAGGAGTTCAAAGGACACGTTACCCTGCTTAAGCGGCCAACCGCAAACTCGCCGTGTGCGTCCGACGATTTTCACGATGTCGAGATTTTGGCGGGCGGCAAGATGACGCTCGGCTGCGACATCACCGTCAGCGGCGATTGGACTATGGCGACGGGCGGAGAACTAACGGGCGACTATTCCGTGACGCTTGACGGCGATGACCAGACGGTCTCAGGTGATACGAGCTTCTACAACTTTAGAAAGCTCTCGCCGGGACAGACACTGATCTTCCCGCCGCTCAGCAGGATCACTGTTACGAACGATCTGACGCTGCACGGTGCTTCCGGAAGTTTGTTAACGATCGGCGGCGGCGGGACGTCCGGTTCGCATTGGGAAATGTGTGCGCTCGGAACCCGCTCGGTCGATTTCGTCAGCGTCTCGAATAGCGACGCATCATGCAGCGGGCTACCGATTACCGCCACTAATTCTATCGACGGCGGGAATAACATTAACTGGAATTTCTTTGTTCCGACGCCGACGGCAACGAATACGAACACTCCAACATCCACACCAACGAGTACGGCGACCAACACTAACACGCCGACTCCAACTCCGACGTGCGGTGCTTATATTCCGGTGTCGATGCCTAACCTTCACTCTTCGACGAATGGTGTTGTCGTGGTACCTGTCACGACAGGCGACGTATCATCGTCCGGCGTACTTTCGGCCGACTTGACCGTAACATTTGATCCAACGGTTCTTTCGCTTCCGGGCGACGCTAGTTTTGGCGTTTCGTTGGGGTCTGTTGCCACATCCAACGGCGGCCGTTTCATGGACGCGTTCAGTCCGTCTTCCGGAACACTCCGTGTGTCGATCTATGGAACCCAACCGATGATTGGCGGAGGCGACCTTGTTTATCTCACATTCAACGTGATCGGATCTCCGGGAACATCTAGTCCTCTAAGTTTCTCGCTATTCCGCTATAACGAGGCATCGCCTTGTACATCGGCGACGAACGGCAGCGTAACTGTTACCGGCTCGATTAGCGGAACCGTAATTTATGGCAATCCGGTGACAGGGCCGAACCCGCGGCCCGTTCCGAATGTGCTCGTTACCGCTTTTGGCTCGTCTTTGATAAGCAGCCTGACCAGTTCACTCGGCACCTATGTTCTCTCCGGATTTGACGGAGGATCGTACAACGTCATCCCGTCGAAATCTGGCGGCGTCAACAACGCAATCAGTTCCTTCGACGCGGCAAGAGTCTCTCAGTATGTCACCGGGCGCATCACCTTTACCCCCGCGCAGCTTTTCGTGGCGGATGTCAGCAGCACTAGCGGCGTTACTTCTTTCGACGCGGCAATGATCGCGCGCTTTGTTTCGGCACTCGGACCGCCACAGGGCAGCACAGGGCTGTGGAGATTCGGCCCGTCAATCCGAAGTCATGCGACGGTATCTTCCCACATTGCCGGTGAAGATTACTTTGCTCATTTGATGGGTGAGGTTTCCGGCAACTGGGGCGATCCTTCGCCTTTCCGTCCGGCCATTGGACCCGAAAGGCTGACTGCCGTTGTTGCTCCGAATATCGTAGCTCCGGCGAGCAAGGAGGTCATCGTGCCCATTAGCGTAGACGGCGCGACGGGTAAAGATGTTATTGCTTACGAGTTCGACCTCAGGTACGATCCCTCCGTGATACAGCCGCAAGCAGAACCGTTCGATGTCGCGGGAACTCTCAGCAGCAGTTTGTTCGTGGTTGTAAACGCGGAAACTCCGGGACTGTTACGCGTCGTCGTTTACGGCACTGAGCCGCTTGATGGCAGCGGCGTTCTACTGAATCTAAAATTCACTGCTGTCGGTGCTCCGGGAACGGTATCGCCGTTGACATGGGAGAGAGTGATGTTCAACGAAGGCGATCCCAGAACGCTTGCAACGGACGGAACGGTTGAATTGTCAGCCTCGGCACCAAACCAGGCCGAGCTGACAGGCCGTGTGGTGAACACAATGGGACAGGGCATTTCAAATGCCCGCGTCACATTGACGGACACCACGACGGGAGCTGTCCGTTCTGCAATGTCGAATGGATCCGGAGCATATCGTTTCGGAGGGCTGACAGTCGGCCAGACGTACACGGTCAGCGTCGATTCCAAGCACTCGGCATTCGCCCCGCTGACGGTCAGCATCACCGGCCAGTCAGTCAACACAGACATGGCCGCCGCTCAATAA